Genomic window (Deltaproteobacteria bacterium):
GGCGCGTGGCGCGGCGAGCGCGGGTCGTGGAAGCGCCAGAAGTGGTGCGCCACGGTGTCCGACTCGCCGAACACGACCATGAGCGCGTCCGGACGCTGGCGCTCGAGCAGCCACGCGGCGAGCTTCGTGCGGCGCTCGACCCCATCGAGGAGCCGCGCGAGCGCGCCCGTGTGCCAGCCTGGCCCCGTCGTGACCTCCTGGAAGTCGGCGAACGGCACCCGGCCGACGAGGCGCCGGATGTCGCGGTAGAACGCACGCGGGTGCACGAAGGAGCCGTCGATCGCGGTCGCGAGCGGGCTGTCGAAGCCGCTCACCATGACGCCGTCGACCGGCTCGGGCGGATAGGTGGCCGGCACGGTCAGCACCGCGACCCGGCGCCCGGCCGCCGACAGCCGCGTCCAGAGCGCGGGCACCCGCCGGTAGCTGCCGTTCACGAAGCGCACGCGATACGTGCCCGGCACCCGCTCCGTGAAGTCGAGGACGCCGTGGCGACCCGGGTTCACGCCGGTGACGAGCGAGGTCCAGGCCGGGAAGCTCGCCGCCGGGATGGTCGAGCGGAGCGGGCCCCAGGCGCCCGCGTCCATCAGGCGTGAGAGGACCGGGAGCCGGCCGGCGGCCGCCCACGGCCGGATCAGGTCGAGCGTCGCCCCGTCGAGGCCGATCACGAGGAGGCGCGTCACTTCCCGTCCTTCGTGACGTAGCCGAGGGCCTCGAGACGCTCCCTCGTCGCGGGGTCCATCTGCCCCGGCTCCGCCCCCCCTGCGTGCGCGCGCGCCTCGAGCACCGACTCGCCCAGCTCGGCGCGCATCTTCTCCGCCTCGGCCGGCGCGCTCGCGACCTCGTTCCGGTGCTCGCCGGGGTCGTGCGGGAGGTCGTAGAGCTCCTCGGGGGCGAGGCCGCGCGGGTTCCCCGCATTGGCGGTGATCAGCTTCCACTCGCGCGTGCGCACCGCCCGCAGGACGTTGCCCTCGAGATCCTCCTCGGCGAACGTGCTCTGCCGCGCCGCCGCGGCGCCCCCGTCGAGCGGGAGGGCATGCCCCTGCATCGCGGCGAGCGGCGCGAGATGCGCCGCCGCGATGATGGTCGGGGCGATGTCGAGGCTGGTTGCGAGCTCGTCCAGCACGCGGCCGGCCTCGCCGGCCGGGGGCAGCCTGTCTGCCCCGGGCGGCTTCACGATGAGCGGCACGTGGATCTGCTCGTCGTAGAGAGTCGTCCCGTGCCACCAGCCGCCGTGCTCGTGGAACTCCTCGCCGTGGTCGGAGGTGAGGACGACGAGCGTCCGGTCGTAGAGCCCGCGGCGCTTCAAGTCGTCGAACAGCACGCCCAGGTGCTCGTCCAGGTACGCCACCTCGCCCGCGTAGAGATGGTGGAGCTTCTCGGCGAGCGCGGGTGGGGGGTTCGGGTTGGCGACGCGCGCCCGGCATTCGCCGTCGAAGGGATGGGCGCAGTAGGGATCGTGCGGGTCCATGTAGTGGGCGAAGAGGAAGAACGGCTCGACGCCCGCGCTCCGATCGAGCCAGCCGCGCACGGCCGCGGTTACCACCTCGGCCGGCTGGTAGTAATGATGCACGTCCACGGAGCGGGCGGCGAAGCGCTCGCGCACCAGACGGAGCCCGCTGTAGAGCGCGAGCTGCGCGGCCGCCTCGCTCGCGCCGAAGAAGAGGTCGGGCGCCAGGTAGCGGTACTCGTCGAAGCCCTGCTGGAAGTTGAAGGCCTCGGAGATGTTCGCGTTGTCGGCGAAGCCGACGGTGTGGTAGCCGCCGCGCCCGAGCACCTCGGCCAGCGTGTCGACGCGATCGGGCAGGCGGTCGGCCTTGTGCATGGCGCCGTGCGACGACGGGTAGAGGCCGGTCAGGATGGTCGCCACCGAGGGCCGCGTCCACGACGCCTGCGCGAAGGTGTTGGCCCAGCGCATGCCGTCGGCGGCGAGCGCATCGATGTGCGGCGTCCTGACGGCGGTCGAGCCGTAGCAGGAGAGGTGGTCGGCGCGCAGCGTGTCGACCATGACGAGGACGACGTTCGGCGCCCCGGCCGGCGCCGCCGCCCGCGGCGGGGCGGGTGCCGGCCCCGGCGCCGGGATGGTGGATGTCCCACCCGCCCACGCCGCGACGAGGAGTGCTACCACGAGGGCGGCCGCTCCCGGGCGGGTGAGCGCCGCCCGCCGCTCGTCCGCGCCGCGGAGCGCGCGCCAGAGGAGGACCGCGGCGAGGGCCGCTAGGGCGAGCGCGCCCACCTGGACGACGAGCGGCACGAGCCCGCGCGGCACCTGCTCGAGGAGCACGTCGCGGATCACGCGGAAGCGGGCGACGGCGAAGGCGAGCGCTGTGCCCACGCCGGCAAGCGCGAGACCGAAGCCGTCGGTGCCGACGACGGCCGCCAGGACGCCCCCGCCGAGCCCGAGCCCGGCGCCCACCGTGCCGTAGGCGGCGAGCGCCCAGCCGAGCGCGGGCAGCTCGCCCGGGCCGTGCGCGTGCCCCCACACCGCCAGCGCCTCGGCCGCACCCACCGCCGCGCCCGCTACGAGGCCACCGGCCAGACCCGCGCCGAGCGCGCGTGTCCTCGCGTTCGTCACCGCGCTGCCGCCAGGAGCGCGTGCCCCTCCATCTCGGACGGCACGGGCACGCCGAAGAAGGCGAGCGCCGTCGGCGCGAGATCCACGATCGCCGGATCCTCGGCCTCGAGGCGGCGCGAGGCCAGGATGACGCCGGGCGTGTCCGCCACGTCGGAGGCGGCATGGTCGCCGCTCCACTTCTTCCAGTTCGGCTCGAACAGGTCCCCGGGGATGCCGCCGAGCGGCGTCCGCCACGAGGTGCGGTAGCCGTCGCGGAAGGCGATCTGCAGGTCGGGCATGCGCTCCGGCGGCGCGCCCGGGAAGATCTCGGGGCCCTTGTAGACCCTGGCGACGAAGCGCTCCCCGGTCGAGGGATCGACCTCCGCCTCGAGCCCGCGCGCGATGGCGTCGAGGAGCGCCTCGTACTCCGCGCCCGGCGCGACGATCCCGTGCCCCTCGCGGCCGCGCAGGTTCACGTAGATCTGCCCCGTGCCGAGCGCGTAGGCGCGCGTCTTCGTCCACTCGACGCCGGGGAAGAAGTCCTCCTTCTCCGCGCCGGGCGCGGCGGCGGCCTGCACCAGGTAGCCGCGGTCGCGCAGCCAGGTGTTCACGTTCAGGCCCGTCCGGTAGCTGTGGAAGCCGTGGTCGGAGAGGACGAGCAGCACGGCCTCGGGGCCGAGCCGCTCGAGCACCTCGCCCACGACGCCGTCCATACGCTGGTAGACGCGCTGCACCGCATCGCCGAAGCGCGCCGCCAGCACGGCGTCGTAGCGGGGGTGGGCCGGGTCGAGGAAGCGGTAGAACATGTGCGCCACGCGATCGGTCTGGGTGAAGACCGAGACGAGGAGGTCCCAGTCCGGGCGTGCGAGCTCGCGCAGCGTCGAGGCGCGCACCTCGTCCATGGTCTGGTCGAGGTCGTCGAGGAAGGCCTGCTCGTCCACGCGCTCGGCGTTGAGCGCCGAGGTGTCCTCCGACCAGCCGACCGTCTTGTAGGGCCCGAGCGCCCCGGCGAGCTCGCCCGCGAACGCACCGGGCGCGCTGATCGCGGCGAAGGGGTGGGCCGGCGCGTAGTTGAGCGGCGACAGGTAGACCCGCAGCGGGTCGAGGGAGAGGACGTGGAAGCGGCAGAGCCCGTCGAGCGCGACCAGCGGGAGCCCGAGCGGTGCGACCACGGGGACGCGAAAGGCGAGCCACGGGCTCCAGCCGCCGCGCCCGACGCGGGTCTCGCGCCCGGCGAAGTCGATCGTCACCGCGTCACGCTCGCGGTCGACGCGCAAGCGGACCGGGATGCTGAGCGCCGGCCGGCCGCCGCCGCGCGGATCGGCCGGCCCGGGCACGTCCGCGCGCGCCGCGTCGCCCGTCACCCG
Coding sequences:
- a CDS encoding phosphodiesterase codes for the protein MAPPTPMIGRPSPRSRALRTLGVAIALLAIVVGCGDGQEAGRRGPRLVILGFDGVDPRLLSRWMEEGKLPRLRALAERGDYRPLASTNPPQSPVAWTTFATGTRPARHGIFDFIERDPATYLPDVGTGGVRPPRYWHGVVQSAPARGYTRRRGVPFWEVAAEHGVHAVVLRVPYAFPPDPVPGGRMLSGLGVPDLLGTNSTFFYLASDLAADGKGDPGGGRLVALRVTGDAARADVPGPADPRGGGRPALSIPVRLRVDRERDAVTIDFAGRETRVGRGGWSPWLAFRVPVVAPLGLPLVALDGLCRFHVLSLDPLRVYLSPLNYAPAHPFAAISAPGAFAGELAGALGPYKTVGWSEDTSALNAERVDEQAFLDDLDQTMDEVRASTLRELARPDWDLLVSVFTQTDRVAHMFYRFLDPAHPRYDAVLAARFGDAVQRVYQRMDGVVGEVLERLGPEAVLLVLSDHGFHSYRTGLNVNTWLRDRGYLVQAAAAPGAEKEDFFPGVEWTKTRAYALGTGQIYVNLRGREGHGIVAPGAEYEALLDAIARGLEAEVDPSTGERFVARVYKGPEIFPGAPPERMPDLQIAFRDGYRTSWRTPLGGIPGDLFEPNWKKWSGDHAASDVADTPGVILASRRLEAEDPAIVDLAPTALAFFGVPVPSEMEGHALLAAAR